One segment of Triticum aestivum cultivar Chinese Spring chromosome 2A, IWGSC CS RefSeq v2.1, whole genome shotgun sequence DNA contains the following:
- the LOC123185979 gene encoding ubiquinol oxidase 1b, mitochondrial-like, whose protein sequence is MSSRMAGATLLRHLGPRLFAAAEPASRLAASARGIMPAAARVFPARMASTEAAGPRAKHEEATEKPQGATAPEQNKKAVPSYWGIEPRKLVKDDGTEWPWFSFRPWDTYRPDTSIDVAKHHEPRAVADKVAYLIVRTLRKGSDLFFQRRHASHALLLETVAAVPPMVGGVLLHLRSLRRFEHSGGWIRALMEEAENERMHLMTFMEVTQPLWWERALVLATQGVFFNAYFVGYLVSPKFAHRFVGYLEEEAVHSYTEYLKDLEAGLIENTPAPAIAIDYWRLPADARLKDVVTAVRADEAHHRDANHYASDIHYQGMTLNQTPAPLGYH, encoded by the coding sequence ATGAGCTCTCGGATGGCCGGAGCCACGCTGCTGCGCCACCTGGGCCCCCGCCTcttcgccgccgccgagccggCGTCCAGGCTCGCCGCGAGCGCGAGGGGCATCATGCCGGCCGCCGCGAGGGTCTTCCCCGCGCGGATGGCCAGCACCGAGGCCGCCGGCCCGCGTGCCAAGCACGAAGAAGCCACTGAAAAGCCCCAGGGCGCAACAGCGCCGGAGCAGAACAAGAAGGCCGTGCCGAGCTACTGGGGTATCGAGCCGCGGAAGCTCGTCAAGGACGACGGCACGGAGTGGCCGTGGTTCTCCTTCAGGCCGTGGGACACGTACAGGCCGGACACGTCCATCGACGTGGCCAAGCACCACGAGCCCAGGGCGGTGGCGGACAAGGTGGCGTACCTCATCGTGCGGACGCTGCGCAAGGGCAGCGACCTCTTCTTCCAGCGCCGGCACGCCAGCCACGCGCTGCTGCTGGAGACGGTGGCGGCCGTGCCGCCCATGGTGGGCGGCGTGCTGCTGCACCTGCGCTCGCTCCGCCGCTTCGAGCACAGCGGCGGCTGGATCCGCGCGCTCATGGAGGAGGCCGAGAACGAGCGCATGCACCTCATGACCTTCATGGAGGTGACGCAGCCGCTGTGGTGGGAGCGCGCGCTCGTGCTCGCCACTCAGGGCGTCTTCTTCAACGCCTACTTCGTCGGCTACCTCGTCTCCCCCAAGTTCGCGCACCGCTTCGTTGGCTACCTCGAGGAGGAGGCCGTCCACTCCTACACCGAATACCTCAAGGACCTCGAGGCTGGCTTGATCGAGAACACGCCCGCGCCGGCCATCGCCATAGATTACTGGCGCCTCCCCGCCGACGCCAGGCTCAAGGACGTCGTCACCGCCGTGCGCGCCGACGAGGCGCATCACCGTGACGCCAACCACTACGCATCGGACATCCATTACCAGGGAATGACGCTGAATCAGACGCCTGCGCCACTCGGCTACCACTGA
- the LOC123190294 gene encoding uncharacterized protein translates to MDPSAAGPAPPRAAPGRGADPAERRRRWCGITVRGALVMLFPIAVSFLFSFIFGIAGLLLGGLSSNASVSMPSTCRILSTGLDIRSSKVCELGLLNYKAKHVFYPSSNRRFRCHDDYYWASVFEVEYTEYFSGQTSYAMAEAPKEALPHNCRPDFGAVWSTTAKFKVNESYKCRYTLGSTKADIYSDKLFNCTAEDPSIIEMLKRIFVLFSKFCKSKDFSSWWMLGYAAAGVVAGVLSSILITIAVRILRGVFLAAARRAVRNHSIRVFAYRFKRACLLVAYISFVGWITLQYSKMVGLKELVLDFKLLERFL, encoded by the exons ATGGATCCGTCGGCGGCAGGGCCTGCGCCACCACGGGCCGCCCCGGGCAGAGGGGCGGACCCAGCGGAGCGGCGCAGGCGGTGGTGCGGGATCACAGTCCGCGGGGCCCTCGTGATGCTCTTCCCCATCGCCGTGTCATTCCTCTTCTCCTTTATCTTCGGCATCGCTGGCCTCCTCCTCGGCGGGCTCTCCTCCAACGCGTCCGTCTCCATGCCCTCCACCTGCCGCATCCTCTCTACCG GCCTGGACATTCGGTCATCTAAGGTTTGCGAGCTTGGACTGTTGAACTATAAAGCTAAGCATGTATTTTACCCCTCGAGTAATCGAAGATTCCGCTGCCATGATGACTATTACTGGGCTTCGGTTTTTGAG GTTGAATACACAGAATATTTTTCTGGTCAAACATCTTATGCAATGGCAGAAGCTCCAAAAGAGGCTCTTCCTCACAATTGCCGGCCTGATTTTGGTGCTGTATGGTCAACAACAGCAAAGTTCAAG GTCAATGAATCATACAAGTGCAGGTACACACTGGGGAGTACCAAAGCTGACATTTATTCAGACAAGCTATTCAATTGCACTGCTGAGGATCCTTCAATAATTGAAATGCTGAAAAGGATTTTTGTACT GTTTTCAAAGTTCTGCAAGTCAAAAGATTTCAGTTCGTGGTGGATGCTTGGATATGCGGCAGCAGGGGTCGTGGCGGGCGTGCTGAGTTCCATACTCATCACAATAGCAGTAAGAATCCTGCGAGGAGTGTTCCTTGCTGCCGCCAGGCGGGCTGTGAGAAACCATAGCATCAGGGTGTTTGCTTACCGTTTCAAGCGGGCGTGCCTTCTTGTTGCGTATATATCTTTCGTTGGCTGGATCACCTTGCAGTACAGCAAAATGGTTGGGTTGAAGGAGCTTGTGCTGGACTTCAAACTCTTGGAGAGGTTCTTGTAA